In Elaeis guineensis isolate ETL-2024a chromosome 1, EG11, whole genome shotgun sequence, a genomic segment contains:
- the LOC105039951 gene encoding uncharacterized protein isoform X7 produces the protein MEGGDDGGAAAAAAAAAVDSKDLQQQSKALDKLTDRVEDRQLDSSRVQSAMAALASSKEADWNAMRMREKELAAVKINPTDVDIIANELELDKKVAERTLREHKGDAVAAIRSLLR, from the exons ATGGAGGGCGGCGATGATGgtggggcggcggcggcggctgcTGCGGCCGCCGTGGACTCGAAGGACTTACAGCAGCAGAGCAAAGCCCTCGACAAGCTCACCGACCGCGTCGAAGACCGCCAGCTCGATTCCAGCCGCGTCCAGAGT GCCATGGCAGCTCTTGCTTCATCTAAAGAAGCTGATTGGAATGCGATGAGAATGCG GGAGAAGGAACTGGCTGCTGTCAAGATCAATCCAACTGATGTAGACATCATCGCCAATGAGCTTGAG CTGGACAAGAAGGTGGCAGAGAGAACACTGAGGGAGCACAAAGGCGATGCTGTTGCTGCCATTCGCTCTTTGCTGCGCTAG